A genomic window from Litoreibacter janthinus includes:
- the msrB gene encoding peptide-methionine (R)-S-oxide reductase MsrB: MKYAKTEEALAKLTPEQFRVTQESGTERAFTGELTDNKAPGIYVDIVSGEPLFASSDKFESGCGWPSFTKPIVTDHVTEHRDVGFGMVRTEVRSMHGDSHLGHVFPDGPADRGGLRYCINSASLRFIHRDDMEAEGYGEFLDQVENIE; the protein is encoded by the coding sequence ATGAAATACGCCAAGACCGAAGAAGCCCTGGCCAAGTTGACTCCGGAACAGTTTCGGGTAACTCAAGAAAGTGGAACAGAACGCGCATTCACAGGCGAGCTTACGGATAACAAAGCACCCGGTATCTATGTGGATATCGTTTCTGGTGAGCCTCTGTTCGCATCATCCGACAAATTCGAATCCGGGTGCGGCTGGCCTAGCTTTACCAAACCCATCGTCACCGATCACGTGACCGAGCATCGCGATGTCGGCTTCGGCATGGTCCGAACCGAAGTGCGATCCATGCACGGCGACAGCCATCTTGGCCACGTCTTCCCTGACGGCCCCGCCGACCGCGGTGGGCTGCGCTATTGCATCAACTCCGCCAGCCTGCGCTTCATCCATCGTGATGATATGGAAGCCGAAGGTTATGGCGAATTTTTAGATCAAGTGGAGAACATCGAATGA
- the msrA gene encoding peptide-methionine (S)-S-oxide reductase MsrA: MTERAVLAGGCFWGMQDLIRKMPGVVSTRVGYTGGDVENATYRNHGTHAEGIEIVFDPKVMSYRKLLEFFFQIHDPSTPNRQGNDRGLSYRSAIYYTDEIQKEVALDTIADVDASGLWPAKVVTEVEAVGDFWEAEPEHQDYLERIPNGYTCHFVRPDWVLPKRA, from the coding sequence ATGACTGAGCGTGCAGTTCTTGCCGGCGGTTGCTTCTGGGGTATGCAGGACTTGATCCGCAAGATGCCCGGCGTGGTCTCTACCCGCGTAGGCTACACTGGCGGCGACGTAGAGAATGCGACCTATCGCAACCATGGCACCCACGCCGAAGGGATCGAAATCGTGTTCGACCCGAAGGTGATGAGCTACCGCAAGCTGCTGGAGTTCTTCTTCCAGATCCACGACCCAAGCACACCTAACCGCCAAGGCAATGATCGAGGCTTGTCCTACCGCTCCGCCATTTACTACACGGACGAGATCCAAAAAGAGGTCGCGCTCGATACCATCGCCGATGTGGATGCCTCAGGCCTTTGGCCTGCCAAGGTCGTCACAGAAGTAGAGGCAGTCGGAGATTTCTGGGAAGCAGAACCAGAACACCAGGACTATCTGGAACGAATTCCGAACGGTTACACTTGCCACTTCGTGCGCCCAGATTGGGTCCTACCAAAGCGCGCGTAG
- a CDS encoding LysR substrate-binding domain-containing protein, translated as MATKTWHSLPEYQAFRALMESGTTSKAAIRLGLSQSAISRSVSSLESRTGRILFERDGGRLRATNDAAQLNRRLDLLFEALDRIDGPPEPAQETLRIVAPPTYAHRFLVHHIATFLKINPHYFVSLEVSSSEEVIRGILDERFDLGFTGVELSRDGVKLTPYRTSGAVCVMASDHPLAEKRMIDPVDLHDQALIALTHRHVRRAQLEKILHACRSVPRIVAEVSTSFAAVDLAMEGLGLTVVNPFPVVQYRSDDLVFRPFASQIEYRSYFVTPDHRPVHGVVRAFMRHLKLHTAKDPFSKKA; from the coding sequence ATGGCGACTAAAACTTGGCACAGCTTGCCCGAATATCAGGCGTTTCGTGCATTGATGGAAAGCGGCACAACCTCGAAAGCGGCCATTCGGCTCGGGTTGTCACAGTCCGCTATCAGTCGTTCTGTCTCTAGCCTCGAATCTCGAACAGGGCGGATACTCTTTGAACGGGACGGCGGGCGGCTACGTGCAACCAATGACGCAGCGCAGCTCAACAGAAGGCTCGATCTGTTATTCGAAGCGCTGGATCGTATCGATGGGCCACCTGAACCCGCGCAGGAAACACTTCGGATCGTAGCGCCGCCGACATATGCGCACCGGTTTTTGGTTCACCACATCGCGACGTTCCTGAAGATCAACCCGCACTACTTTGTGAGCTTGGAGGTTTCGTCGTCCGAGGAGGTTATTCGCGGTATTCTTGATGAGCGCTTTGATCTTGGCTTCACCGGGGTTGAGCTTTCCCGGGATGGGGTGAAGCTGACGCCATACAGAACCTCTGGCGCTGTGTGCGTTATGGCGAGCGATCACCCGCTGGCAGAGAAACGGATGATCGACCCCGTGGACTTGCATGACCAGGCGCTGATTGCGTTGACCCACCGCCATGTGCGCAGAGCGCAGCTTGAGAAAATTCTTCATGCCTGCCGGAGCGTTCCGCGCATAGTGGCGGAGGTGTCGACATCGTTCGCCGCTGTGGACCTTGCGATGGAGGGGCTAGGACTAACGGTCGTTAACCCATTTCCTGTCGTGCAATATCGGTCCGACGATCTGGTGTTTCGTCCGTTCGCCTCGCAGATCGAGTATCGCAGTTACTTTGTGACGCCGGATCATCGACCCGTACACGGTGTCGTTCGGGCATTCATGAGGCATCTAAAGCTGCACACGGCGAAGGATCCGTTCTCCAAGAAAGCCTAG
- a CDS encoding dipeptidase: MTDHKTPVVLDGHNDVLLKLYRAGGLSASESFLTGRDGAIDAISAKAGGFGGGFFAVYVPSPSNLELKFEEMSKASYALPLPDPIDWEDAFPVVMAQAAILFDLEKRGALTVCRTAADLRAALGAGKMAAIFHIEGAEAIDADLHTLEVLYQAGLRSIGPVWSRSTIFGHGVPFRFPSSPDIGSGLTDHGLRLVKRCNELGIMLDLSHLNEAGFWDVARHSSQPLVATHSNAHAICPHSRNLTDKQLAAIRESDGMVGLNFAVAFLRDDGRMLADVPLEQMLRHLDHLIEHLGEDRVGLGSDYDGAVVPEDVTSCAGLPKLRQAMAKHGYDDALIAKLCHENWLRVLEKTWGS; encoded by the coding sequence GTGACCGATCACAAAACGCCCGTCGTACTCGACGGCCACAATGACGTTCTATTGAAACTATACCGCGCTGGCGGGCTTTCGGCCTCCGAGAGCTTCCTGACGGGACGTGACGGTGCGATTGACGCAATCTCTGCCAAGGCTGGCGGATTCGGCGGCGGTTTCTTCGCAGTTTACGTCCCTTCCCCGTCAAATCTAGAGCTGAAGTTCGAGGAGATGTCCAAAGCCTCTTATGCCCTTCCGCTACCCGATCCGATCGATTGGGAAGACGCGTTTCCGGTCGTGATGGCCCAAGCCGCGATCCTTTTTGATCTGGAGAAACGCGGCGCTCTGACGGTCTGCCGGACTGCAGCGGACCTGCGCGCAGCATTGGGCGCTGGAAAAATGGCTGCGATTTTCCACATCGAGGGCGCCGAAGCGATTGATGCAGACCTGCATACGCTGGAGGTGCTGTATCAAGCAGGCCTGCGCTCGATCGGCCCGGTATGGAGCCGCTCGACAATCTTTGGCCACGGCGTCCCTTTCAGATTTCCCAGTTCCCCTGACATCGGTAGCGGCTTGACGGATCACGGCCTGCGACTGGTTAAGCGCTGCAACGAACTGGGAATAATGCTAGACTTGTCGCACCTAAATGAAGCAGGCTTCTGGGATGTGGCCCGCCATTCATCTCAACCTTTGGTTGCGACACATTCGAATGCCCACGCGATATGCCCACATAGTCGCAATCTGACCGATAAACAGCTTGCTGCCATCCGCGAAAGCGACGGCATGGTCGGGCTGAACTTCGCGGTGGCGTTTTTGCGGGATGACGGCCGCATGTTAGCGGATGTCCCGTTGGAACAAATGCTCAGGCATCTGGATCATCTGATCGAGCATCTGGGCGAAGATCGTGTCGGACTCGGCTCGGATTACGACGGGGCAGTGGTGCCGGAGGATGTGACCTCCTGCGCCGGACTGCCCAAACTGAGACAGGCAATGGCGAAGCATGGCTACGACGACGCGTTAATCGCCAAGCTCTGCCACGAAAACTGGCTTCGCGTCCTAGAAAAAACTTGGGGATCCTAA